Part of the Polyangium spumosum genome is shown below.
GTGAAGAGCTCGCGCGCGCGGACGTGATCGACGGCGCCGCCGCGGCCCTCGCGCAAGAGGTTGCCGAGGTTCAGGCAGGCGCCGGCGTCCCCGAGGCTGCAGCCGCGATCGTAGGCCCCGCGTGCAGACGCCGGGTCCTCGGGGGCGAGGCCGCCCATGCCGTTATCGAGCAGCAGGCCCGCGTTGCGGCAGCCGACGGCGAAGCCGAGGCCACACGCCTTGTGGTAGAGCGCGAGCGCTTCGAAGACATCCTTCGGCACGCCGAGCCCGTCCTCGTGGAGGTTGCCGAGGTTCGTGCAGGCGCGGGCGCTGCCGTACGTGCATCCGCGGGCATAGAGGCGCCCGGCGCGCGCGACGTCCCTGGGCACGCCTTTGCCATTGTGGAGCAGCCAGCCGAGGTCGTTGCAGCCGTGCGGGTCGCGGAAGTCGCAGGCTTTTTCGTAGTACCACGCGGCCGACTCGCTCCCGCGCAGCTCCCCTCGCTCGACGCGGAGGCCGAGCTCGGTGCAGCTCGGCCCGTCGCCCTTGTTGCAGCGCTCGCGCAGGGTGTCGCTGGGCGCGTCGGCGACGGCGGACGGAGCGGCGGGCGTCGGCGCCGCCGGGGCGGCGCAGCCGAGGAGCGCCGCGGCGGGAAGGGCGAGGAGGGCAGAGCGCATGATGCGTTCCGGGCTAATCCAGCGGCGCGCCGGATCCAAGAGGCTCGGCGCGTAGCGGCGTGCGCAGCGCGATTGCCCCTTGCGGACCTTGCCAGGGCGCGCGAGGTTGGATAAGAGCACGCGCACCAAAGCTTCTCCTTCGCCCGGATTCACCGGCCATCTTGCGGACCATGCAGGGAAACGAGCTCGTCGCCGTCACGCGTCCTTTCGCCATCGAGGATCGAGCGCGCAGCATTTATCACGTCGCCTCGACGTTCGCCGTGCTCGCGCTCGCGACCGCCGTCGCCGCCGCGGCGCCGTGGCGGTCGCTGCGGATCTTCGGCAGCGTGCTCGAGGGCCTCGTGATCGTGCGCGCGTTCATTCTGGCGCACGACTTCCAGCACGGGGCGCTCTTGCGCAAGTCCAAGGTAGGCAGCGTGATCTTCGGCCTCTACGGCGCGCTCGTGCTCACGCCGCCGCGGGTCTGGCGGCAGACGCACAACTACCACCACGCGCACACGGCGAAGATCGTGGGCGCGCAGATCGGCTCGTATCCGGTGATGACGGTGGAGATGTGGAAGCGCGCGCCGCGCAGCAAGCGGATCGCGTATGCGATCGCGCGCCACCCGCTGACGATCCTCTTCGGCTACCTGACGATCTTCCTCGGCGGGATGTGCGTCTCTGCGTTCCTCCGCAATCCCAGGGAGAACTGGGATTCGGCGGCGGCGTTCGTCCTGCACGCGGGGCTCGTCGCGACGATCACGTATTTCTTCGGCTGGGAGATGACGCTGCTCGTCCTCGTGGGCCCGCTCTTCATCGCCTGCGCGCTCGGCTCGTATCTCTTTTATGCCCAGCACAACTTCCCGGGCGTGCACATGCAGCCGAGGCAAACCTGGACGTTCGCGCGCGCGGCCGTGGAGTCGTCGAGCTTCATGCGCTGCGGGCCGATCATGAGTTATTTCACGGGTGACATCGGTTATCACCACGTGCACCACCTGAACGCGGCGATCCCGTTCTACCGGCTGCGCGAGGCGATGGCGGCGATCCCGGAGCTCCAGGTCGAGCCGCAGACGAGCCTGTCGCCGCGCGACGTCCTGCATTGCTTCTCGCTCAAGCTCTGGGATCCGCAGGCCGGCAAGATGGTGCCGTTCCCGAAGGACGCGCCGCCGCCGCAGGAAGTGGCGGAGGCGGCCTGAGCGATCGTCGGGCTTGGCAGATCCTCCGAGTCGCGGTAAGCCGCGGGCCATGCCGCAAGCGAACGCGCGCCCGAGGCGAACGTGGACCGTGCTTTTCGTGGCGACCCTCGCCGCGTGTAGCCGCGGCTCTGCGCCGTCGGAGGTGACCTCGCCGGCGGGGGGTTCGTCGGCGGTGAACGAGGCGGGCGCGGCGACGGCGAGCGCGCCGCCCGCGAGGAGCCCGCGGCTCGACGATCCGCGGTGGCAGCGGGCGATGGGCGAGGATCCGGCGGGCCTCGCGGCGCTCGCGGATGCGCTCGGCGCCACGGGGCTCGTGGAGGCGCTCGGGGACGGCGGGGTGATCCAGCGGACGGCGCTGCTCGCATTGCCGCTCGCGGACGACGCGGATCTCGCGCTGGGGCCGCTCGGCGGGCGGGCGCTCGTGACGACGGGTGAGGAGCGCGCGGCCGTGCTCGAGGCCCTGCTCGGCGTGGCGGGTCGGCCTGCGGACGCGCGCGAGATGCTGGATCCGGAGGGCGCCGGGGAGGCCGCTGCGGCCGTGCTCTCGATCGCGAACGACGCCTCGCTCCCGCGCGAGCACCGGGCCCTCGCGGTCTCCGCGGCGCGGGCGCTCGCCGAGAAGAAGCTCCTCGACCCGGCGAAGATCCCCGCCGAGCTCGATCCTCCGTAGAGCCGAGAGCCTGGAAGACCCGGAGCGCCAGCGTTTGGCGCGCCGATCCGGCTTCCCATTTCGATCGGCGAGCACATTTCTGGCATCGCGGCGCCCGATGACGGCGCTCGAAGCGCTTGAATGGATCCCGCGCGCCGGGTGAAGCTCGGTCCATGGGAAACGGAACGACCATTCCCCGTGGGGTCCGGCGTGGGGTCGGGGTGGGTGGATTCGCGGCGGCG
Proteins encoded:
- a CDS encoding tetratricopeptide repeat protein; the protein is MRSALLALPAAALLGCAAPAAPTPAAPSAVADAPSDTLRERCNKGDGPSCTELGLRVERGELRGSESAAWYYEKACDFRDPHGCNDLGWLLHNGKGVPRDVARAGRLYARGCTYGSARACTNLGNLHEDGLGVPKDVFEALALYHKACGLGFAVGCRNAGLLLDNGMGGLAPEDPASARGAYDRGCSLGDAGACLNLGNLLREGRGGAVDHVRARELFTRACNDGDLLGCNNLGFLYDKGLGVAPDMCKAVAAYQRACDGGEPLGCTNLGNAYEDGDCLPKDPRRGLALHQRACDQKEPLGCNNLAAALESGQEIRRDTARAIELYFFACGKKEPLACNNLGRIYAQGKLLPRDDRLAVKYRRIACERAHGASCATLARMHHEGQGGLAPDPAEERRLRERACLQGYAEACSLTGTTLPEKPPPR
- a CDS encoding fatty acid desaturase family protein, which produces MQGNELVAVTRPFAIEDRARSIYHVASTFAVLALATAVAAAAPWRSLRIFGSVLEGLVIVRAFILAHDFQHGALLRKSKVGSVIFGLYGALVLTPPRVWRQTHNYHHAHTAKIVGAQIGSYPVMTVEMWKRAPRSKRIAYAIARHPLTILFGYLTIFLGGMCVSAFLRNPRENWDSAAAFVLHAGLVATITYFFGWEMTLLVLVGPLFIACALGSYLFYAQHNFPGVHMQPRQTWTFARAAVESSSFMRCGPIMSYFTGDIGYHHVHHLNAAIPFYRLREAMAAIPELQVEPQTSLSPRDVLHCFSLKLWDPQAGKMVPFPKDAPPPQEVAEAA
- a CDS encoding thiamine biosynthesis protein, with the protein product MPQANARPRRTWTVLFVATLAACSRGSAPSEVTSPAGGSSAVNEAGAATASAPPARSPRLDDPRWQRAMGEDPAGLAALADALGATGLVEALGDGGVIQRTALLALPLADDADLALGPLGGRALVTTGEERAAVLEALLGVAGRPADAREMLDPEGAGEAAAAVLSIANDASLPREHRALAVSAARALAEKKLLDPAKIPAELDPP